In the genome of Xiphias gladius isolate SHS-SW01 ecotype Sanya breed wild chromosome 1, ASM1685928v1, whole genome shotgun sequence, the window GAGCACGCGTCCGAGACTCTGCTGATGTCCATCTCTCCACAGCATATCGTACGGAATCACTCGCTATTTACTACGTAACGCGTCTACATTTACCCTCCGCCCGCAAAAATCCCACAACGGCAGTGAAATATTAACGCAAACACCATTAAATTAATCAATGCACTGATCACTATTGAGTGTCTGTTATATGGGGAGCACTGAACGAGTGAACAAGGAAGGGATTTCAGACGCGACCTAAGTCTTTAAATTACTTTCTGTCCTTCCAGGCCAGCAATGTCATCTAGTCATCTGGTTTCCATTATGTTTTCCTACAAAACTTattttgctgttgcaaattagttgtatataaatgtaatttctaggagacagggtcgTCCCCGCTAACACAAGTTAACATCTACTGGGAATCAGTTCTAACGTTAGCAAGCTAGGCTAACGGACCTCTTAAATCGCAACGTTATGTGAACATGTCGGAGAAGCCTTGTATCGGAGTCCGTGGGCTATACAGCATGACCTCCCCCTCCCAGCGGCGGCGTCTCCCTACCGGCGCTGGGAAACACTCGTATCGTCCAAAAAACTGCTCTGTCCTCTTCTGTAAACGTGTGCACAACAGTTGCAGTAAGATTGTAGTTTACACTTCCTTACACAAAAAGTGAGGAGAATTCAAACTTCAGTTCAGCCAGTTTGTTAAAGGGTTAGAGCATAGCGCTGCATACAACGAATGTGCTGATATGTGAGAAGCTTCGCGTGACCGGATAAGCAGGTCGTTTGTTGGGACCTCGATGTAACAAAGCATGAATCCAGAACATGAAGAGACTTGAACTTAGAGGCTAATACACTGTCCAAACTATAACAGTCCTTTGGAGTCTAAAAGTACCGATACAGGACAGAGTACGCAGTCGAGTGTCACCATTTTTAATATAGTACTGGATAAATGTGTCTGCTAACTCCCCGGCCCATCAGAAAGCTGTAGATGGAAGTGTGGATTGATGACTCTTGCTCCGCATCAGCTCGTCATTATCTTCCTTGGACACGGACGTGAGCTTATCTGGTGAAAAATCGACCTTGGACCAACTCGCCTCCGACTCTGCGGCcatttcctcatctctctcctccttccacaGCTGCTCATACTCCTGTTTAAGCTCTTGATAGGAGCGGGAGAAGGTGTGGAAGATGGAGGTGGCGGGAAACGCCATGATCAGGATGCCACTCAGGATGCTGGTCAGTGCCACTATCTGTCCGGGGATGCTGCGCGGCACCATGTCGCCGTAGCCCACCGTGGTCATAGAGATGATGGCCCACCAGTAAGAGGCTGGGATGCTGCTGAAGCTGTGGTGGGGGTGCGTGGCGGCAAACGGCGCCAGTTCGCTCTCCGCGAGATGGACCAGAGGCGAGAAGAGGGTCACGGCCACGCAGacgaacagcagcagcaggccgAACTCCCTCATGCTGCGCTGCATTGTCAGTCCTAACGTCTGCAGGCCCAGAGAGTGGCGAGCCAGCCGCATCACGTACAGGATCCGCAGAGCCCGCAGCAGGCGCAGGATCAGACTCAGTTTGTCCAGGTAGCCTCTGCCGGCGCCCATGATGACCTCCTCCTGTGACTGATCTCTGACGTCGACGACCAGGGACACGTAGTAGGGCAGGATGGCGATGGCATCGATGATGTTGAGGGGGCCGCGAGCGAAGGCGAGCTTGCTCTGAGCGTTGACGAATCGCAGCACAAACTCCAACGTGAACCAGGCCACGCAGATGGACTCCACCACAAACATGCTGTGACACCTCTGGGAGCACTCGCCCTGCAGACACGGAAACACACAGCGATGAAAAGACGCCGAGCAGCTAAAGGGTCAAAGATCAGTGACCTAGAACTACTCAACCGTGGCTCTGAGCTAAAATTTAGGTACCGCTCTCTGATTAAGGCACCATTTACAAAGGCTTTATAAGCTGTAATCAATGGTTTTataaatggttaataaatcGCTTACTAAGGCTTCACGCATCGGTGATAAGCCATCAACAACAAGAACCAACGTGACACTTTGTTAGCGCTTGAATTCATTAGAGAGACCATATTGGAGTCATCTAGTCTGCAATTGTAAATGTTAGTAAGTCATTAACAAAAGGGAACCTTGTTTCTCACTTTCTCGTATGTCATCTTCTATGCAGTTATAAATCAAAAAGGGTAATGGGTTTCTCAGTTTGTAATAAGCCATCAGCAAAAGCCAGTCAGTCAtctataaatattaataaatcattaataaaggTTTTCTACAAGAATCCATCAAGTCTgtagttgtaaatgttaataagcagTTTCTCAATGGATTTtagtccagatgtcctgcagctgttttccagaAGATAAATGGTCAAACAGTCCAACTCCGATGAATTAAAGAACTCAAACGACAAAAGTTGTCTCTTGCCGTTTGTTCTAAATGTCATGACAccgtaaaaataaaaataaaaataaaaataagaataaaaacaataataatatttttttttaaatctgaaaacaagCCACTCTCAGCATCATATTGCATATGCTGTTACATCTGCCCAGGTTTTCATGTGGTTTTTATGCATCTGTGCGAAGTGAGCCATTGAAGAAAAACGTTTTTAATAAAACTACACAGCAATTAAATAGATTTTGGTTTAAATATGAAAGCTAATAAAGCTTTTCTTTGGCacttaatgttaaaaaaagtgTGCTGTAACGTGGATAATCAGTCCTTGAAGTAGAAAAAatccatttccatttcagtgTGACTTTGAAAGCTGAATgatggcagagaaaaagaaaaacaagacctTCTAAAGAGCAATCATCCCAAATACTACGGTGACCAGAAGAAAAGGCTAAAATTACAGCTCTTTAAAACTCCAAACACTGAGGTCCTTAATGTCTGCTGACAAGAAACGGCTGGAGGGCAGGTTTTATTAGGcattaaaatcaatatttttaatctAGAGTTCTGCACACTGTGTTACCAGAGAAAATACAACTCctggaaaaaactgaattatttgtGAAGGTGTTAATATTCAGGGAGTAGGGGTGGACTTGGTCTGAGCTTTCTGCTGGCAGACATGTTCACAGCTCTcttaataatttcaaaaatgtactgtttCCGTCACAGCTTCAGGGCCGATGTCCGTCTCAACATCCAGTCAGCTGAAGAGAAACTGGCACCCGTCGAACGAAATAACAAAGTTCAAGTACTCAGCTGCACTATGCAATATTGTAGTCGGCTTGCTGACACTTTTTGGAAAGATATTATACTCTCACGTCAATATGGACCGATCGCTAAACCGCGTTCCCCAAACAGAGATTGATCTTAGCTCAGCATTAGCTACTAACTACCGTAGGTACAACAGGCCTGTCAGAGGTCTCGTCTTTTTCAGCTCTTGCCCAACACCGCAAATACGAGatcaaaaaagtaaagaaaggaCCAAACAGTATGTTTGTTCTAACCTAAACGGCAAACTTCAGCACGGCTAACTTGCTAACTTCAGCAATAACCTAGCACCTAGCGTTATCTTACCATTAGCTAACTAAATTAGTTGGTTATTTTGGTTTGGTGACTTTAGAAATATCCCTGCTCAGGATcgacacatacagtacataaccTAGGAGAAGGTGTAACGTGGGTCCCAGAGGCTAAAAAGCGCTAGATCAGAGCTTAAGCTAACGTTTGCTGCCCTGTGATGCTCTGTGCAGAGAGGGCCGAACTGGAACCAGAACTTCCGGGTTCCGATCCAGAAGGAAGAAAACCTGACACGTGTGACTACGCTGATAACCAAAAGTCCAGAGCGAGCCACACGGCATACTCCTGGCACGTCATGgaaaaatgatctaatattgttgtttaataaatatttatgttttttagcaGCGTTATTTTGACTCAGGTTAGCTTTTGATcctatttaatgtgttttaccgttgtgtttggttttcatgCAGCAGTTCCCCTTAATCCGAGACAGTTTTCACCTACGGCGAACAATAAAAGCGACCTTGACCTTGGACCTTTGACGAACACCATTTCCCACGTTCGCGGGCTAATGCTACGTTCATGTCAGGTGGAAGGGAAGGTAGCGATGGCAAAGATTCCCATATTTCCGACACGCAAGCGTTCGCATCACTGGACACCTGAATATGGCATCATGCTACTGCCTCTCACTTATTACTGAAAATTCGAGCTGTATTTAATCAACAAGTGCTATATAGGCACAAATGTTAGCTGTATTTCTTCAAAGAACATTTCGCTGCCAAGCAAGCCAACTGTTTGTTAATAGCGACTATACAGGAGTGTAATTTGACCAAAGCATAATAACATTGAGTGATGGTTGTTtaactgcagagttggatgaGTGAGGGTTACAAATACTGTGTTTGTTCAATGTAACACTATATCTATTAAATTTCAGCAGACAACAGACTTTGCCACAAAGCACTTCGGTACTTTTTAGCGGCAAATTTTTAGTGCCGAGTCGGACATACTGGAGCTTTTTCGTAATTACGACTTGGAGGCTGACGTGAACACTATTTACGAGTGGTAAACAGGTAATTGCGGTAACTCTGACGTGACGCGAACGCGGTCATCGACAGACCAGACGAGTCCATGAGCGAGTCCAGTATTCCCATGTCTTCCACATCTCTGATCAACTGGTGAGGGTGctgatttttgtttggtttgttttcgaggttttttttcctaacttaTTATGCAGCACTGAATTAGCATCAAAGTCATGTATGTAATCATCGTTCCTATTTAAGACTGTTTTGTCGGTTTCTCATTCTTAAGCAGGTCAGTCGagggcattaaaaaaaatcagcttgaGACAGGTTTCAACCAACCAGATGGATTAAATGTTAATTAGCTAACTACCAACGGCAAATAAAATCAGCTAGTGACAGGAAAACATGAGAAACTGCTCTTCTCTACTTCTGTGTGGAGTCAAGGGGCcattgttttttacatttctaccAATTTCAGTCCCTTGTAACATTTGTCTTCATTACTTGACAACCCCGCAGTCACATTCAGATGTTAACCAGCTTTATTTACCtgtcaaaatgattaaaagccAGTTACACCAGGTGGCCAATATTCAACTCTAGACGTCTGccagacacaaaaatgaaaacaatactgGTTACCAGAAATTAAAAGGAACTTTGGCTTTGCTTTCTGGCCCCGAGTCATGTTTAGAAACACAACTTCAGATGCTTTTCTTCAGTCTTAATCTCGTCGATTCTTCTCATTACGATGTTTTTGGCTTTCAGAACTGAAcgtgctttgatttttttttttgtttttcttgattagTGCAATCGATTGCAA includes:
- the LOC120792375 gene encoding potassium voltage-gated channel subfamily G member 4-like, translating into MPIISNANHDFSTYSVSSDDSSLDRFFTEIPETETIKGVYFQRAQLLRDPKASYVVDHTLQVLINVGGNRYTFPWSTLEQFPQSRLGRLRFCNTPEEIARLCDDYDETCREYFFDRNPTAFRVILNFLAAGKLRLLRELCAVSLHDELDYWGVDPGHMERCCRRRMITRVEEVAERERKEEQWRQKRLMLNKSPIEAEKGYRRLIWMLREVVENPHSGLAGKMFACLSVIMVLVTVISLCISTMPDVRDEENRGECSQRCHSMFVVESICVAWFTLEFVLRFVNAQSKLAFARGPLNIIDAIAILPYYVSLVVDVRDQSQEEVIMGAGRGYLDKLSLILRLLRALRILYVMRLARHSLGLQTLGLTMQRSMREFGLLLLFVCVAVTLFSPLVHLAESELAPFAATHPHHSFSSIPASYWWAIISMTTVGYGDMVPRSIPGQIVALTSILSGILIMAFPATSIFHTFSRSYQELKQEYEQLWKEERDEEMAAESEASWSKVDFSPDKLTSVSKEDNDELMRSKSHQSTLPSTAF